In the genome of Microplitis demolitor isolate Queensland-Clemson2020A chromosome 5, iyMicDemo2.1a, whole genome shotgun sequence, the window ATGGCGTATCGCCTTGTGAACGACGACCAGCAAGCGGAgaaaacttttcaaaattatcactAGACCGTGAACGAGGTGTAGGCTCAAGAAGAGTCTTAAGAATAGGCGAACTGCAACCGTGAGGTTTTTTATCTGTATCCGGTTGAAAACTACGTTGGCttgttaatgataaattagGACTACCGTCAGTCGGAAATGTATGCAAAgaactgtaaaataaatatatattaatttttaattattccctGATAGCCGTTGGCGGAAAATTAACGTCAATTAACAGCGGCAGCTAGACgtcaagttggccgcaaaatttggaaatttggtggcaaaagttggcaatcataagttgCCTTCAATGCAAAAACTAGAGTTGTCGACAAGTTGGTCGCAAACTAATGAATACCAACTTTTTGACGAGTAACTCATGCTATCagggttaataataattatttatttattacctaTCATCGCTAGTTGGAGAAATAAGTGGAGTTGTTGGTGTAGTAGgtcgaaaaaatatatcaagacCTTCTCCAAGACCTAGAGAACCTCTTGGTACGTCTGTGCGTAACATAGGTCGTGACGGAGCACGAGTTTTTGTTCTTCGTGGTCGAGATTTAACGAGATGCTGCAATTGTTGTCCCGTATTATTAGGAAGCTCGGATATTGAATCCAATGATTCAGTCAATGAATGTTCATTTTCTGAAATggctaaataaaataatattgagttgttttttattatttaaaattatcaattggtatttattttttgaataaataaataaatgaaattacttTCAGTATTGTCTTTTGGTAAACTAGGCAGTAAATCTGGAATGTCATCAGCTGAAAGTCCTTCAACGGAATCGACCACTGACTTTGGACGTAATTTTCTTCCGTGCAAATTTTTCCGTTTATTGGATAAGTGTGGGGTggcctaaataaataattaaaattatgaatattaatttataaataatatagtacAGACAAAACAAACTTACTcgttaacaataataattaatcaagcattttattatttacttacgagatttaaataatccaACTTCTGTTAGCGttatacagaaaaataaataatttaataaattacagatAACAAACTCTggtcagaaagttggtgtCAATTAGTTGCAATCAACATGATGACAACTCCAGTCTTAGTAACGACTTAAagttgttatattttttctgataattcaaatttttgtcagaGAAAACTAGAATTCAGACATGAATCTacgtgttaaataaaaatttaacatttaaaagcTGCTCAGAATTTtatcgagtaatttttaaaaattttcaattacaaatCAATCGatagttttcaaattattcgattttatCGCACGCCCCTGATTACAAATTTACCATCAATATAACGTCAACTTTAGCCACCAACTTTTTCAGAGTTGACATCCAGTTGTCAacatggaaattaaaaaatgcgtcAAATTTCATGACTTTGAAgttagcaattaaaaattttcaaattttttttaataaacatgtagaaaatttaaaaaactataagtgaaattttttcaaatatttttttttataacttatcgtttttaaaaaaattgtaaatcaagaaaataaaaaaatataaaattaccatAGGAGATTGATCATCCGACGGATGTTGAGAATTAATTGAGCTGCCAATAAATAAGTCCGAAGGTATTGCATACTCATGCGCCATGTCGGAATCTTGGTACGAatctcttttaattttatcaggaTGATCGACagcagaaattttattagcgAGCCCGTAGCTGCCATTGTCAGAACTGATGGCAATGCTCATGCTTCCTCCTATCCCAATGACACTGCCACTGCTCGTTGAACTGACACTCGGTCGCAAAACATCTGGCGTGCTGCAGCGTGTCCTATCATGACTGTCTCCTATCAAAGTTTTATAACTCCGCGACAGCGACTCAATAACTTCGTCAGTTATCCTATCAGAAATATGAGCAGCAACCGCGAGATTAAGTTCATTTATTCTGTTGACAATATCAGTACCCGCTTGCTCGACGATTGCGCTGTGAATAAATTCACCagttaattgatttttccCTCTGCAGACATTACGCAGATCATCCTCAACAGATATCGGCTCGCTTTCATCACCGCGAATTACTGTCTGTGACATGACCGTAGGGCAGTGATCATTCGCACACTTGATGATAGCTTCTAATGAGTCTTGCAAGTAATCCGttacatttttatacaaaCTATCAGCTATTTCTTTAAGTTTCACTTCTATAGGATTATTTTCATCCCGTCGTTGCAGAACTTCATGAAGCCGCGGTAacaattgttttgaattatcaGCATCTTGGATTAAACCGGTCGCATGATTTATGTCATTGTTTGCATCACAACTTTCAGCAGCTAGGGTTTTAATAGTATCCTGAGTTTGTACGACTAATCTATCAACAACTTGCTGGGTTGAACTTAACAAGAAACCCTGCTGGAGTCTAAATGCCTGACCTGGACTATATTTACAAGGCGTGACATTTCTCTGAAGCatatcttgaatttttttagccaGTTGTTCAGCTTTTTCTGCAGATATTTTCATACAGGGTTGGAGATCGTAAATCGGAAAGGGCATATGCCGgacactgtaatttttttcaagagcATGGACAATATCTGAGTATCCTTGTagtgttatattatttttatcataaattattgtcttgagatgattatttatttgcagAGCTTTTGCTAGCAGACGTGCGCCAGGATCTCCTATTTGATTACCGCTGATATCGAGCGTATGAAGACACGTATTACTTCCTAGAGCATTTATTAGGCTGTAGAGATCACTTTTAAGTCGGGAGTCTGGTATATAAAGTGACTGCAAAACACAGTCGTCTTCTTGTATCATTTGCACCAGAGCGTCCATCACGACAGCGATATTTTTAGTCTTCATACCGACGGTATTTCTTCCCATGTATAAATGtttaagtgatttatttttaccaatCGCGGTGATAACTTGAGCTAAGTCAACGTCCATATTACTGTCGGAGATATCAAGTGAAGCGAGACAACGCACACCATGAATACATGATTCGAGCACATGTGCTCCCAATGATCCTAAATTATTACCGCTCATATCCAATTCAAGGCCAACGGTACTCTCGTTGCATGCAAGACCTAGTAGGAGATGTTTCAATGCTTCCAGTGGTAGTTTGCAGtacgaaatatttaaatactttagcGACAAGGTCGCcgtaaaaaattgtttaaaactaGGAGGTATTTCTTTGgtttttttacttgtaaatGAATTCCGTGCTACGTTTAAATGGACTAGATTGGTAGCACAGCCACGTAGTAAAGCACCGAATAAACACTCTAGTGTTGTATCTGTGCCAGCAAGATCTAGATGAGTTAGACTGTTGGGTTGAGCCAGAAAATTACAGAGATTATTGATGTCATCTTTTAAGgtattttctgataaatttaaataacgtaAACTAGTTGGCATACTGCGATTTAAACTTAACGCGTGAGCTATTTGTGCAATTCCTTTACCCGTTAATCCGCAATGGGATAGATTTAGTTTTTGCATACCTTTAGGTAATTTACAGATACCTGGACTACCGCTTAGGTGACTGCCTTGGGTTAATTTAGCGACGATAGCACACAAGCTTACGGCTCCTTTATCCTCGATCATGttatttgataaatcaatAGTGTGCAATACTGTGTTACTATTAGCTATAAGTGCGAGTGATAGTTTGTGCGCAAAATCCCATTTCAGGCCTAGattgtctaaataaatttcttggaGAGAAAGAGATCGGCGTACGACGTGGAGTAAACGTTCGAGGCACTCATGGCTCAGTTTTAAATGGGACACTCGTAATTTTGTAAACCAGGTATTGTACTCCAATGCGGATATTATTGGTACCAAATCTTTTTGCTCCAAGTGATCAAAGTCACGGAGATTTAATTCTCTGGTGTcgtgtgataaataaatagtatctACGTC includes:
- the LOC103579359 gene encoding F-actin-uncapping protein LRRC16A isoform X2; protein product: MSTRSQLTKDLNESVKSLLGKHVKILLKNVVKLETKPDKQENRVLVFSPCRLFLLTAKVPTRIDCHFHYLEITSVESRRSNQLCLTAGERTYNFTTTGVGGTDTTEVDAMIEALHTAIRNIFPTVPLNYVIRKIDVIPASRLQSIRGSELARSTEATRTTGPCGGFSTQYACMCDLHCVQYREEVTWDVDTIYLSHDTRELNLRDFDHLEQKDLVPIISALEYNTWFTKLRVSHLKLSHECLERLLHVVRRSLSLQEIYLDNLGLKWDFAHKLSLALIANSNTVLHTIDLSNNMIEDKGAVSLCAIVAKLTQGSHLSGSPGICKLPKGMQKLNLSHCGLTGKGIAQIAHALSLNRSMPTSLRYLNLSENTLKDDINNLCNFLAQPNSLTHLDLAGTDTTLECLFGALLRGCATNLVHLNVARNSFTSKKTKEIPPSFKQFFTATLSLKYLNISYCKLPLEALKHLLLGLACNESTVGLELDMSGNNLGSLGAHVLESCIHGVRCLASLDISDSNMDVDLAQVITAIGKNKSLKHLYMGRNTVGMKTKNIAVVMDALVQMIQEDDCVLQSLYIPDSRLKSDLYSLINALGSNTCLHTLDISGNQIGDPGARLLAKALQINNHLKTIIYDKNNITLQGYSDIVHALEKNYSVRHMPFPIYDLQPCMKISAEKAEQLAKKIQDMLQRNVTPCKYSPGQAFRLQQGFLLSSTQQVVDRLVVQTQDTIKTLAAESCDANNDINHATGLIQDADNSKQLLPRLHEVLQRRDENNPIEVKLKEIADSLYKNVTDYLQDSLEAIIKCANDHCPTVMSQTVIRGDESEPISVEDDLRNVCRGKNQLTGEFIHSAIVEQAGTDIVNRINELNLAVAAHISDRITDEVIESLSRSYKTLIGDSHDRTRCSTPDVLRPSVSSTSSGSVIGIGGSMSIAISSDNGSYGLANKISAVDHPDKIKRDSYQDSDMAHEYAIPSDLFIGSSINSQHPSDDQSPMATPHLSNKRKNLHGRKLRPKSVVDSVEGLSADDIPDLLPSLPKDNTETISENEHSLTESLDSISELPNNTGQQLQHLVKSRPRRTKTRAPSRPMLRTDVPRGSLGLGEGLDIFFRPTTPTTPLISPTSDDSSLHTFPTDGSPNLSLTSQRSFQPDTDKKPHGCSSPILKTLLEPTPRSRSSDNFEKFSPLAGRRSQGDTPLTASPLARRSAAENSQSQEPDSRKIRGIHTVSTSGSPLSTPTTRLSREVSSNDTPEISPDAIAAGDNHKSSIRSHGSSILSTSIDNEKLISSQPTNKFRSISSSIQETRSALNTTHSEICPSNDQNKQQSNASSFKASNKINYNLSGEQSRSSSSINTVRSSKPLPPATAPKPRPWSMTGDRKSGEFNNLLSDGSSPNTSAGNTPDSGDALDESTDSGVSGPASLPPTLSASSTASSLSSSTVEKRSVRELAASLNKGKTDRKENGASTEKG
- the LOC103579359 gene encoding F-actin-uncapping protein LRRC16A isoform X1; translation: MSTRSQLTKDLNESVKSLLGKHVKILLKNVVKLETKPDKQENRVLVFSPCRLFLLTAKVPTRIDCHFHYLEITSVESRRSNQLCLTAGERTYNFTTTGVGGTDTTEVDAMIEALHTAIRNIFPTVPLNYVIRKIDVIPASRLQSIRGSELARSTEATRTTGPCGGFSTQYACMCDLHCVQYREEVTWDVDTIYLSHDTRELNLRDFDHLEQKDLVPIISALEYNTWFTKLRVSHLKLSHECLERLLHVVRRSLSLQEIYLDNLGLKWDFAHKLSLALIANSNTVLHTIDLSNNMIEDKGAVSLCAIVAKLTQGSHLSGSPGICKLPKGMQKLNLSHCGLTGKGIAQIAHALSLNRSMPTSLRYLNLSENTLKDDINNLCNFLAQPNSLTHLDLAGTDTTLECLFGALLRGCATNLVHLNVARNSFTSKKTKEIPPSFKQFFTATLSLKYLNISYCKLPLEALKHLLLGLACNESTVGLELDMSGNNLGSLGAHVLESCIHGVRCLASLDISDSNMDVDLAQVITAIGKNKSLKHLYMGRNTVGMKTKNIAVVMDALVQMIQEDDCVLQSLYIPDSRLKSDLYSLINALGSNTCLHTLDISGNQIGDPGARLLAKALQINNHLKTIIYDKNNITLQGYSDIVHALEKNYSVRHMPFPIYDLQPCMKISAEKAEQLAKKIQDMLQRNVTPCKYSPGQAFRLQQGFLLSSTQQVVDRLVVQTQDTIKTLAAESCDANNDINHATGLIQDADNSKQLLPRLHEVLQRRDENNPIEVKLKEIADSLYKNVTDYLQDSLEAIIKCANDHCPTVMSQTVIRGDESEPISVEDDLRNVCRGKNQLTGEFIHSAIVEQAGTDIVNRINELNLAVAAHISDRITDEVIESLSRSYKTLIGDSHDRTRCSTPDVLRPSVSSTSSGSVIGIGGSMSIAISSDNGSYGLANKISAVDHPDKIKRDSYQDSDMAHEYAIPSDLFIGSSINSQHPSDDQSPMATPHLSNKRKNLHGRKLRPKSVVDSVEGLSADDIPDLLPSLPKDNTETISENEHSLTESLDSISELPNNTGQQLQHLVKSRPRRTKTRAPSRPMLRTDVPRGSLGLGEGLDIFFRPTTPTTPLISPTSDDSSLHTFPTDGSPNLSLTSQRSFQPDTDKKPHGCSSPILKTLLEPTPRSRSSDNFEKFSPLAGRRSQGDTPLTASPLARRSAAENSQSQEPDSRKIRGIHTVSTSGSPLSTPTTRLSREVSSNDTPEISPDAIAAGDNHKSSIRSHGSSILSTSIDNEKLISSQPTNKFRSISSSIQETRSALNTTHSEICPSNDQNKQQSNASSFKASNKINYNLSGEQSRSSSSINTVRSSKPLPPATAPKPRPWSMTGDRKSGEFNNLLSDGSSPNTSAGNTPDSGDALDESTDSGVSGPASLPPTLSASSTASSLSSSTVEKRSVRELAASLNKGKTDRKENEESIPIAWRSVLHRSVDRTVNKEQVPKKDEDNRINFKLRRTSFLRDSNFNYDNDVVDV